One Oncorhynchus kisutch isolate 150728-3 linkage group LG11, Okis_V2, whole genome shotgun sequence genomic region harbors:
- the LOC109900036 gene encoding ubiquitin carboxyl-terminal hydrolase 42 isoform X1 — MTIVDRSSEKSDLESVGCKRSGSLNFPGGDGNGMDSGCSSWGAGGPSSSDTPRVKTGGCMGPTPGATVNSSSADRPKEQVVLTSGDGIALPQKVLFPAERLSLKWNQVHRIGSGLQNLGNTCFLNSALQCLTYTAPLTNYMLSREHSKTCHEPGFCMMCTMQNHITQVFANSGNVIKPIGVLNELKRIAKHFRFGSQEDAHEFLRYTVDAMQKSCLPLNKLDRQTQATSFIHQVFGGYLRSRVKCFNCKAVSDTFDPYLDVALEIKTAPSITKALEQFVKPEQLDGENAYRCAKCKKMVPASKRFTIHRSANVLTISLKRFANYNGGKIAKDVRYAECLDLRPFMSQSHGEPQVYVLYAVLVHSGFSCHAGHYYCYVKASNGQWYQLNDSSVLVSDIRSVLNQQAYVLFYIRSPDLKNGGDYNHTCRTPGPLGQLSPRPILSPRVNIGPRHTSTGFIGPQLPPHMAKNIFHVNGNGSLRDYPSGSKPSTSSDNSMGKTSYSPLATSPSHPLNRPTGIPDPAKRQKLSFFIGQGKQIRPSSSTYAQPSSSSQSTSDMSTPRDPRINRNGHGASFLVPYGQESSEESDQEGGSGLGNGTAKPHVNGRKGETVYGPVPRVLTLKTNGIGNGQATMHRNGTNSFSKLSQNGHHNIKHPEKIHGNGHAMSPGLGSSMSNGAEAHHSGPSKEVYCTNPSQASTSQGLHSADIDSRLSLTPEKRAKTHSGPLPHHAPSTAAKPPSSLADVGAKLLTDALRESISNPGVLFLQPTSRSLSTPVAPVLSGPGLGATKDLGAPHRGSGEDVREAQNSPAVGLDGKPSSRDGRDQMYSSDREEKGGLNSSDRDKEKGGLNSSDRDKEKGGLNSSDRDKEKGGLNSSDRDKEKGGLNSSDRDKEKGGLNSSDRDKEKGGLNSSDREEKGALNSSDRDKEKGALNSSDRDKEKGGLNSSDRDKEKGGLNSSDRDKEKGGLNSSDRDKEKGGLNSSDRDKEKGGLNSSDRDKEKGGLNSSDRDKEKGRLHSSDCDRDRDRLYSSDRDKDGEGDRYHRDRSRERNRDHDSDHYRHRRDHRDRDHHRSYRDRSLSRDRHRNWESEAFLSQRRYHPRERDRDRCHHHYHHRTSKDRNRDRRKHSHHSLPHREEPHGRSRWRDEGKERCYYPSQETPLPTPLSSSTKPSQSLPALSPAIPALVKRPEPHREERNDSSEEHRAKKPKKSKKKKSKDRERHRENRTFDVNSSDRAANGSSSSKHNKSRRYDTDTEDEKSGGEIHSTQSPEGHRDPNAPREGRRASSSDDERASKKRRYQDDGYDKSYPKIRHRADDNDRSFSSRDGSPTAAPQNASHCHFNEHTGNGLGQPNGISHECSTNGLYNDLRQ, encoded by the exons ATGACCATAGTTGACAGATCTTCAGAGAAATCTGACCTAGAGTCAGTCGGGTGCAAGCGCTCAGGATCGCTGAACTTTCCCGGCGGTGACGGGAACGGGATGGACAGTGGCTGCTCCAGCTGGGGGGCGGGGGGCCCCTCGTCCTCCGACACCCCCAGGGTGAAGACAGGGGGCTGCATGGGTCCCACCCCTGGAGCCACAGTCAACAGCAGCAGTGCAGACAGGCCCAAGGAGCAAG TGGTGCTGACCAGTGGCGACGGCATCGCCCTGCCCCAGAAGGTGCTGTTCCCAGCCGAGCGGCTCAGCCTGAAGTGGAACCAGGTCCACCGCATCGGATCAGGTCTCCAGAACCTGGGAAACACCTGCTTCCTCAACTCGGCTCTGCAGTGTCTCACCTATACCGCTCCCCTCACTAACTACATGCTGTCCCGGGAGCACTCTAAAACAT GTCATGAGCCTGGGTTCTGTATGATGTGCACAATGCAGAATCACATCACCCAGGTCTTCGCCAACTCTGGGAATGTCATCAAGCCCATCGGAGTCCTCAACGAGCTCAAAC GGATTGCAAAGCATTTCCGCTTTGGCAGCCAAGAGGACGCCCATGAGTTCCTGCGGTACACAGTGGACGCTATGCAAAAGTCCTGCCTGCCTCTAAACAA ATTGGACAGGCAAACGCAAGCAACCAGTTTCATCCATCAAGTCTTTGGAGGGTATCTACGGTCCAGAG TAAAATGTTTCAACTGCAAAGCGGTCTCTGACACGTTTGACCCTTATTTGGATGTTGCTTTGGAAATAAAG ACTGCTCCCAGTATCACAAAGGCTCTGGAACAGTTTGTTAAGCCTGAGCAGCTAGATGGAGAGAATGCCTACAGATGCGCTAA GTGTAAGAAGATGGTTCCAGCCTCTAAGAGATTCACCATCCACCGCAGCGCTAATGTGCTCACCATCTCACTGAAGCGATTCGCCAACTACAACGGGGGCAAGATTGCTAAG GATGTAAGGTATGCTGAGTGCCTAGACCTGCGTCCCTTCATGTCTCAGTCCCACGGCGAGCCCCAGGTCTACGTGCTCTATGCTGTCCTGGTGCACTCTGGCTTCAGCTGCCACGCTggacactactactgctacgtcAAA GCTAGCAATGGCCAGTGGTACCAGTTGAATGACTCCTCTGTGTTGGTCAGTGACATCAGGTCAGTCCTCAACCAGCAGGCTTACGTCCTCTTCTACATCAG GTCACCTGATCTGAAGAATGGAGGGGACTACAATCACACGTGCCGGACCCCGGGGCCCCTCGGCCAGTTGTCCCCCCGCCCCATCCTCTCACCCCGGGTCAACATTGGGCCACGACACACCAGCACTGGCTTCATAGGGCCACAGCTGCCCCCACACATGGCCAAG aacATCTTTCACGTCAATGGGAACGGCTCGCTAAGGGACTACCCCTCTGGCTCTAAGCCCAGCACCAGCAGTGACAACAGCATGGGCAAGACTAGCTACAGCCCGCTCgccacctctccctcccatcctctcaacCGTCCCACAGGCATCCCTGACCCTGCCAAGCGCCAGAAGCTCTCCTTCTTCATCGGTCAGGGCAAACAGATCCGCCCCTCATCATCCACTTATGCCCAGCCGTCCTCTTCGTCACAGTCTACATCAGACATGTCTACGCCCCGGGATCCTCGCATTAACAGAAACGGTCACGGGGCGTCGTTCCTGGTGCCGTACGGCCAGGAGTCGTCTGAGGAGTCGGACCAGGAGGGAGGCAGTGGTCTGGGGAACGGCACGGCTAAGCCTCACGTTAacgggaggaagggagagaccgTCTACGGCCCCGTCCCCAGAGTGCTGACCCTCAAGACCAACGGCATCGGTAATGGCCAGGCTACCATGCACCGTAACGGGACCAACAGCTTCTCCAAACTCAGTCAGAACGGACACCACAACATCAAACACCCTGAGAAG ATCCACGGTAACGGTCATGCGATGTCGCCCGGTTTGGGTTCCAGCATGTCTAATGGGGCGGAAGCTCACCACAGTGGCCCAAG CAAAGAGGTGTATTGCACCAACCCCAGCCAGGCCAGCACCTCTCAAGGCCTGCACAGTGCCGACATCGACAGCCGCCTCTCCCTCACCCCAGAGAAAAGGGCTAAAACTCACTCTGGCCCCCTCCCTCACCACGCACCATCAACCGCTGCTAaacctccatcctcattggcTGATGTTGGAGCTAAACTACTTACCGACGCCTTGAGGGAATCCATCTCCAACCCTGGGGTCTTATTCCTCCAGCCCACCTCCCGCTCCCTCAGTACCCCAGTCGCCCCAGTCCTCTCCGGACCAGGCCTGGGAGCCACGAAAGATCTCGGAGCCCCACACAGGGGATCTGGGGAGGACGTCAGGGAGGCCCAGAACAGCCCAGCTGTAGGGCTGGATGGAAAGCCCAGCTccagagatggaagagaccagatgTACTCTTCCGATCGGGAGGAGAAAGGCGGGTTGAACTCTTCCGATCGGGATAAGGAGAAAGGCGGGTTGAACTCTTCCGATCGGGATAAGGAGAAAGGCGGGTTGAACTCTTCCGATCGGGATAAGGAGAAAGGCGGGTTGAACTCTTCCGATCGGGATAAGGAGAAAGGCGGGTTGAACTCTTCCGATCGGGATAAGGAGAAAGGCGGGTTGAACTCTTCCGATCGGGATAAGGAGAAAGGCGGGTTGAACTCTTCCGATCGGGAGGAGAAAGGCGCGTTGAACTCTTCCGATCGGGATAAGGAGAAAGGCGCGTTGAACTCTTCCGATCGGGATAAGGAGAAAGGCGGGTTGAACTCTTCCGATCGGGATAAGGAGAAAGGCGGGTTGAACTCTTCCGATCGGGATAAGGAGAAAGGCGGGTTGAACTCTTCCGATCGGGATAAGGAGAAAGGCGGGTTGAACTCTTCCGATCGGGATAAGGAGAAAGGCGGGTTGAACTCTTCCGATCGGGATAAGGAGAAAGGCGGGTTGAACTCTTCCGATCGGGATAAGGAGAAAGGCCGACTACATTCTTCGGACTGCGATAGGGATCGAGACCGGCTGTACTCTTCTGACCGGGATAAAGACGGAGAAGGGGATAGGTACCACCGGGACAGGAGCCGTGAACGCAACCGGGACCATGACTCAGACCACTACCGGCACCGGCGAGACCACCGAGACAGAGACCACCACCGGTCGTACCGGGACCGCTCGCTCAGCCGGGACAGACACCGGAACTGGGAGTCTGAGGCATTCCTCTCACAGCGACGCTATCAccccagagagagggacagggaccgctgtcaccaccattaccaccacaGAACGAGTAAGGACAGGAATAGGGACAGGAGGAAGCACAGCCACCACAGCCTCCCACACAGAGAGGAGCCTCATGGACGCTCAAGGTGGAGGGATGAAGGTAAAGAGAGGTGTTACTACCCTTCACAGGAGACCCCTCTGCCCACCCCACTGAGCTCCAGCACCAAGCCCAGTCAGTCCCTCCCAGCCCTTTCCCCAGCCATACCAGCCCTGGTGAAACGACCCGAGcctcacagagaggagagaaatgacagCTCTGAGGAGCATCGGGCCAAGAAACCCAAGAAGAGCAAGAAGAAGAAGtccaaggacagagagaggcaccGAGAGAATAG GACCTTTGACGTGAATTCTTCTGACAGGGCAGCCAACGGCAGCagttcctccaaacacaacaaaaGTAGAAGGTACGACACTGACACGGAGGATGAGAAGTCAGGGGGTGAGATCCACTCTACCCAGAGTCCCGAGGGGCACCGTGACCCCAATGCCCCCCGGGAGGGTCGCAGGGCAAGCAGCAGCGACGATGAGAGGGCGAGCAAGAAGCGACGTTACCAGGACGATGGCTATGACAAAAGCTACCCTAAGATACGCCATCGCGCCGATGACAACGACCGCTCCTTCTCCTCTCGCGATGGATCACCAACAGCAGCTCCTCAAAACGCATCGCACTGCCACTTCAACGAACACACAG GTAATGGCTTAGGTCAACCCAATGGAATCTCCCACGAATGTTCTACCAATGGACTGTACAATGACCTTAGACAGTAG
- the LOC109900036 gene encoding ubiquitin carboxyl-terminal hydrolase 42 isoform X2, protein MTIVDRSSEKSDLESVGCKRSGSLNFPGGDGNGMDSGCSSWGAGGPSSSDTPRVKTGGCMGPTPGATVNSSSADRPKEQVVLTSGDGIALPQKVLFPAERLSLKWNQVHRIGSGLQNLGNTCFLNSALQCLTYTAPLTNYMLSREHSKTCHEPGFCMMCTMQNHITQVFANSGNVIKPIGVLNELKRIAKHFRFGSQEDAHEFLRYTVDAMQKSCLPLNKLDRQTQATSFIHQVFGGYLRSRVKCFNCKAVSDTFDPYLDVALEIKTAPSITKALEQFVKPEQLDGENAYRCAKCKKMVPASKRFTIHRSANVLTISLKRFANYNGGKIAKDVRYAECLDLRPFMSQSHGEPQVYVLYAVLVHSGFSCHAGHYYCYVKASNGQWYQLNDSSVLVSDIRSVLNQQAYVLFYIRSPDLKNGGDYNHTCRTPGPLGQLSPRPILSPRVNIGPRHTSTGFIGPQLPPHMAKNIFHVNGNGSLRDYPSGSKPSTSSDNSMGKTSYSPLATSPSHPLNRPTGIPDPAKRQKLSFFIGQGKQIRPSSSTYAQPSSSSQSTSDMSTPRDPRINRNGHGASFLVPYGQESSEESDQEGGSGLGNGTAKPHVNGRKGETVYGPVPRVLTLKTNGIGNGQATMHRNGTNSFSKLSQNGHHNIKHPEKIHGNGHAMSPGLGSSMSNGAEAHHSGPSKEVYCTNPSQASTSQGLHSADIDSRLSLTPEKRAKTHSGPLPHHAPSTAAKPPSSLADVGAKLLTDALRESISNPGVLFLQPTSRSLSTPVAPVLSGPGLGATKDLGAPHRGSGEDVREAQNSPAVGLDGKPSSRDGRDQMYSSDREEKGGLNSSDRDKEKGGLNSSDRDKEKGGLNSSDRDKEKGGLNSSDRDKEKGGLNSSDRDKEKGGLNSSDRDKEKGGLNSSDREEKGALNSSDRDKEKGALNSSDRDKEKGGLNSSDRDKEKGGLNSSDRDKEKGGLNSSDRDKEKGGLNSSDRDKEKGGLNSSDRDKEKGRLHSSDCDRDRDRLYSSDRDKDGEGDRYHRDRSRERNRDHDSDHYRHRRDHRDRDHHRSYRDRSLSRDRHRNWESEAFLSQRRYHPRERDRDRCHHHYHHRTSKDRNRDRRKHSHHSLPHREEPHGRSRWRDEGKERCYYPSQETPLPTPLSSSTKPSQSLPALSPAIPALVKRPEPHREERNDSSEEHRAKKPKKSKKKKSKDRERHRENRTFDVNSSDRAANGSSSSKHNKSRRYDTDTEDEKSGGEIHSTQSPEGHRDPNAPREGRRASSSDDERASKKRRYQDDGYDKSYPKIRHRADDNDRSFSSRDGSPTAAPQNASHCHFNEHTGNGLGQPNGISHECSTNGLYNDLRQ, encoded by the exons ATGACCATAGTTGACAGATCTTCAGAGAAATCTGACCTAGAGTCAGTCGGGTGCAAGCGCTCAGGATCGCTGAACTTTCCCGGCGGTGACGGGAACGGGATGGACAGTGGCTGCTCCAGCTGGGGGGCGGGGGGCCCCTCGTCCTCCGACACCCCCAGGGTGAAGACAGGGGGCTGCATGGGTCCCACCCCTGGAGCCACAGTCAACAGCAGCAGTGCAGACAGGCCCAAGGAGCAAG TGGTGCTGACCAGTGGCGACGGCATCGCCCTGCCCCAGAAGGTGCTGTTCCCAGCCGAGCGGCTCAGCCTGAAGTGGAACCAGGTCCACCGCATCGGATCAGGTCTCCAGAACCTGGGAAACACCTGCTTCCTCAACTCGGCTCTGCAGTGTCTCACCTATACCGCTCCCCTCACTAACTACATGCTGTCCCGGGAGCACTCTAAAACAT GTCATGAGCCTGGGTTCTGTATGATGTGCACAATGCAGAATCACATCACCCAGGTCTTCGCCAACTCTGGGAATGTCATCAAGCCCATCGGAGTCCTCAACGAGCTCAAAC GGATTGCAAAGCATTTCCGCTTTGGCAGCCAAGAGGACGCCCATGAGTTCCTGCGGTACACAGTGGACGCTATGCAAAAGTCCTGCCTGCCTCTAAACAA ATTGGACAGGCAAACGCAAGCAACCAGTTTCATCCATCAAGTCTTTGGAGGGTATCTACGGTCCAGAG TAAAATGTTTCAACTGCAAAGCGGTCTCTGACACGTTTGACCCTTATTTGGATGTTGCTTTGGAAATAAAG ACTGCTCCCAGTATCACAAAGGCTCTGGAACAGTTTGTTAAGCCTGAGCAGCTAGATGGAGAGAATGCCTACAGATGCGCTAA GTGTAAGAAGATGGTTCCAGCCTCTAAGAGATTCACCATCCACCGCAGCGCTAATGTGCTCACCATCTCACTGAAGCGATTCGCCAACTACAACGGGGGCAAGATTGCTAAG GATGTAAGGTATGCTGAGTGCCTAGACCTGCGTCCCTTCATGTCTCAGTCCCACGGCGAGCCCCAGGTCTACGTGCTCTATGCTGTCCTGGTGCACTCTGGCTTCAGCTGCCACGCTggacactactactgctacgtcAAA GCTAGCAATGGCCAGTGGTACCAGTTGAATGACTCCTCTGTGTTGGTCAGTGACATCAGGTCAGTCCTCAACCAGCAGGCTTACGTCCTCTTCTACATCAG GTCACCTGATCTGAAGAATGGAGGGGACTACAATCACACGTGCCGGACCCCGGGGCCCCTCGGCCAGTTGTCCCCCCGCCCCATCCTCTCACCCCGGGTCAACATTGGGCCACGACACACCAGCACTGGCTTCATAGGGCCACAGCTGCCCCCACACATGGCCAAG aacATCTTTCACGTCAATGGGAACGGCTCGCTAAGGGACTACCCCTCTGGCTCTAAGCCCAGCACCAGCAGTGACAACAGCATGGGCAAGACTAGCTACAGCCCGCTCgccacctctccctcccatcctctcaacCGTCCCACAGGCATCCCTGACCCTGCCAAGCGCCAGAAGCTCTCCTTCTTCATCGGTCAGGGCAAACAGATCCGCCCCTCATCATCCACTTATGCCCAGCCGTCCTCTTCGTCACAGTCTACATCAGACATGTCTACGCCCCGGGATCCTCGCATTAACAGAAACGGTCACGGGGCGTCGTTCCTGGTGCCGTACGGCCAGGAGTCGTCTGAGGAGTCGGACCAGGAGGGAGGCAGTGGTCTGGGGAACGGCACGGCTAAGCCTCACGTTAacgggaggaagggagagaccgTCTACGGCCCCGTCCCCAGAGTGCTGACCCTCAAGACCAACGGCATCGGTAATGGCCAGGCTACCATGCACCGTAACGGGACCAACAGCTTCTCCAAACTCAGTCAGAACGGACACCACAACATCAAACACCCTGAGAAG ATCCACGGTAACGGTCATGCGATGTCGCCCGGTTTGGGTTCCAGCATGTCTAATGGGGCGGAAGCTCACCACAGTGGCCCAAG CAAAGAGGTGTATTGCACCAACCCCAGCCAGGCCAGCACCTCTCAAGGCCTGCACAGTGCCGACATCGACAGCCGCCTCTCCCTCACCCCAGAGAAAAGGGCTAAAACTCACTCTGGCCCCCTCCCTCACCACGCACCATCAACCGCTGCTAaacctccatcctcattggcTGATGTTGGAGCTAAACTACTTACCGACGCCTTGAGGGAATCCATCTCCAACCCTGGGGTCTTATTCCTCCAGCCCACCTCCCGCTCCCTCAGTACCCCAGTCGCCCCAGTCCTCTCCGGACCAGGCCTGGGAGCCACGAAAGATCTCGGAGCCCCACACAGGGGATCTGGGGAGGACGTCAGGGAGGCCCAGAACAGCCCAGCTGTAGGGCTGGATGGAAAGCCCAGCTccagagatggaagagaccagatgTACTCTTCCGATCGGGAGGAGAAAGGCGGGTTGAACTCTTCCGATCGGGATAAGGAGAAAGGCGGGTTGAACTCTTCCGATCGGGATAAGGAGAAAGGCGGGTTGAACTCTTCCGATCGGGATAAGGAGAAAGGCGGGTTGAACTCTTCCGATCGGGATAAGGAGAAAGGCGGGTTGAACTCTTCCGATCGGGATAAGGAGAAAGGCGGGTTGAACTCTTCCGATCGGGATAAGGAGAAAGGCGGGTTGAACTCTTCCGATCGGGAGGAGAAAGGCGCGTTGAACTCTTCCGATCGGGATAAGGAGAAAGGCGCGTTGAACTCTTCCGATCGGGATAAGGAGAAAGGCGGGTTGAACTCTTCCGATCGGGATAAGGAGAAAGGCGGGTTGAACTCTTCCGATCGGGATAAGGAGAAAGGCGGGTTGAACTCTTCCGATCGGGATAAGGAGAAAGGCGGGTTGAACTCTTCCGATCGGGATAAGGAGAAAGGCGGGTTGAACTCTTCCGATCGGGATAAGGAGAAAG GCCGACTACATTCTTCGGACTGCGATAGGGATCGAGACCGGCTGTACTCTTCTGACCGGGATAAAGACGGAGAAGGGGATAGGTACCACCGGGACAGGAGCCGTGAACGCAACCGGGACCATGACTCAGACCACTACCGGCACCGGCGAGACCACCGAGACAGAGACCACCACCGGTCGTACCGGGACCGCTCGCTCAGCCGGGACAGACACCGGAACTGGGAGTCTGAGGCATTCCTCTCACAGCGACGCTATCAccccagagagagggacagggaccgctgtcaccaccattaccaccacaGAACGAGTAAGGACAGGAATAGGGACAGGAGGAAGCACAGCCACCACAGCCTCCCACACAGAGAGGAGCCTCATGGACGCTCAAGGTGGAGGGATGAAGGTAAAGAGAGGTGTTACTACCCTTCACAGGAGACCCCTCTGCCCACCCCACTGAGCTCCAGCACCAAGCCCAGTCAGTCCCTCCCAGCCCTTTCCCCAGCCATACCAGCCCTGGTGAAACGACCCGAGcctcacagagaggagagaaatgacagCTCTGAGGAGCATCGGGCCAAGAAACCCAAGAAGAGCAAGAAGAAGAAGtccaaggacagagagaggcaccGAGAGAATAG GACCTTTGACGTGAATTCTTCTGACAGGGCAGCCAACGGCAGCagttcctccaaacacaacaaaaGTAGAAGGTACGACACTGACACGGAGGATGAGAAGTCAGGGGGTGAGATCCACTCTACCCAGAGTCCCGAGGGGCACCGTGACCCCAATGCCCCCCGGGAGGGTCGCAGGGCAAGCAGCAGCGACGATGAGAGGGCGAGCAAGAAGCGACGTTACCAGGACGATGGCTATGACAAAAGCTACCCTAAGATACGCCATCGCGCCGATGACAACGACCGCTCCTTCTCCTCTCGCGATGGATCACCAACAGCAGCTCCTCAAAACGCATCGCACTGCCACTTCAACGAACACACAG GTAATGGCTTAGGTCAACCCAATGGAATCTCCCACGAATGTTCTACCAATGGACTGTACAATGACCTTAGACAGTAG